A genomic region of Apteryx mantelli isolate bAptMan1 chromosome 10, bAptMan1.hap1, whole genome shotgun sequence contains the following coding sequences:
- the CPNE7 gene encoding copine-7 produces MPLSHGAACPAPRPGAPRATAGAMSEAPELAAQASLAVLSKVELRVSCKHLLDRDTLNKSDPCVLLLMQSQGQWMEVDRSEVIKSNLNPVFAKIFTVDYYFEEVQKLRFEVYDSHGHAGVGTHDDDDFLGGMECTVGQIVAQKRVTKPLFLKYGKFAGKSTITVISEEISGNNGYVELAFRAKKLDDKDLFSKSDPFLEIYRIDDDRSEQLVYRTEVVKNNLSPVWEPFKVSLNSLCSCEEKRKLRCVVWDYDSRGKHDFIGEFFTTFEEMQKAMGENKVQWDCMNPKYKIKKRNYKNSGVVVLLDLKIHRVYSFLDYIMGGCQIHFTVAIDFTASNGDPRNSCSLHYINPYQPNEYLKALIAVGEICQDYDSDKKFSALGFGARIPPKYEVSHDFAINFNPDNDECEGIQGVVESYQSCLPKIQLYGPTNVAPIISKVARVAADEERTKEASQYFILLILTDGVVTDMADTREAIVRASYLPMSIIIVGVGNADFTDMQILDGDDGVLRSPKGEPVLRDIVQFVPFREFKNASPTALAKCVLAEVPKQVVEYYSYKAFPPRCPQAETPDSSLGSPQ; encoded by the exons ATGCCCTTGTCCCACGgggccgcctgccccgcgccgcgcccgggcgccccccgcgccACCGCCGGTGCCATGAGCGAGGCGCCCGAGCTGGCCGCCCAGGCCTCGCTGGCCGTGCTCTCCAAGGTGGAGCTGCGGGTGAGCTGTAAGCACCTCCTGGACCGCGACACCCTCAACAAGTCGGACCCCTGCGTCCTGCTGCTCATGCAGTCCCAGGGCCAGTGGATGGAG GTGGACCGCAGCGAGGTCATCAAGAGCAACCTGAACCCCGTCTTCGCCAAGATCTTCACGGTGGACTACTACTTCGAGGAGGTGCAGAAGCTGCGGTTCGAGGTGTACGACAGCCACGGGCACGCCGGCGTGGGCACGCACGACGACGACGACTTCCTGGGGGGCATGGAGTGCACCGTGGGGCAG ATCGTGGCGCAGAAGCGGGTGACCAAGCCGCTGTTCCTCAAGTACGGGAAGTTCGCCGGCAAATCCACCATCACG gTCATCTCCGAGGAGATCTCGGGCAACAACGGCTACGTGGAGCTCGCCTTCCGCGCCAAGAAGCTGGACGACAAG GACCTCTTCAGCAAGTCGGACCCGTTCCTGGAGATCTACCGCATCGACGACGACCGGAGCGAGCAGCTCGTGTACCGCACGGAG GTGGTGAAGAACAACCTGAGCCCCGTGTGGGAGCCCTTCAAGGTCTCCCTGAACTCGCTCTGCAGCTGCGAGGAGAAGAGGAAGCTGAGG TGCGTGGTGTGGGACTACGACTCGCGGGGCAAGCACGACTTCATCGGCGAGTTCTTCACCACCTTCGAGGAGATGCAGAAGGCGATGGGGGAGAACAAg gTGCAGTGGGACTGCATGAACCCCAAGTACAAAATCAAGAAGCGCAACTACAAGAACTCGGGCGTCgtggtgctgctggacctcaag ATCCACAGGGTCTACTCCTTCCTGGACTACATCATGGGCGGCTGCCAGATCCACTTCACG GTCGCCATCGACTTCACGGCCTCCAACGGGGACCCCCGCAACAGCTGCTCCCTGCACTACATCAACCCCTACCAGCCCAACGAGTACCTCAAGGCGCTCATCGCCGTGGGCGAGATCTGCCAGGACTATGACAG CGATAAGAAGTTCTCCGCGCTGGGCTTCGGTGCAAGGATCCCCCCCAAGTACGAG GTCTCCCACGACTTCGCCATCAACTTCAACCCCGACAACGACGAATGCGAGG GCATCCAGGGCGTCGTGGAGTCCTACCAGAGCTGCCTGCCCAAAATCCAGCTCTACGGCCCCACCAACGTGGCGCCCATCATCTCCAAGGTGGCCCGCGTGGCGGCCGACGAGGAGCGCACCAAGGAGGCCTCG CAATACTTCATCCTGCTCATCCTGACGGACGGCGTGGTGACGGACATGGCGGACACGCGCGAGGCCATCGTCCGCGCCTCCTACCTGCCCATGTCCATCATCATCGTGGGGGTGGGCAACGCCGACTTCACCGACATGCAGATCCTCGATGGCGACGACGGCGTCCTCCGCTCGCCCAAGGGCGAGCCCGTCCTCCGCGACATCGTCCAGTTCGTCCCCTTCCGCGAGTTCAAGAAC GCCTCGCCGACGGCGCTGGCGAAGTGCGTGCTGGCCGAGGTGCCCAAGCAGGTGGTGGAGTACTACAGCTACAAGGCCttcccgccccgctgcccccaggccgAGACCCCCGACTCCAGCCTGGGCTCGCCGCAGTga
- the RPL13 gene encoding large ribosomal subunit protein eL13 — protein MAPSRNGMILKPHFHKDWQRRVATWFNQPARKIRRRKARQAKARRIAPRPVAGPIRPIVRCPTVRYHTKVRAGRGFSLEELKLAGINKKFARTIGISVDPRRRNKSTESLQANVQRLKEYRSKLILFPRKPSAPKKGDSSAEELKMATQLSGPVMPIRNVFKREKARVISEEEKNFKAFASLRMARANARLFGIRAKRAKEAAEQDVEKKK, from the exons ATGGCGCCCAGCCGCAATGGCATGATCCTGAAGCCGCACTTCCACAAGGACTGGCAGCGGCGAGTGGCCACCTGGTTCAACCAGCCCGCCCGGAAGATCCGCAG GAGGAAGGCCCGTCAAGCAAAGGCTCGCCGCATCGCTCCGCGTCCTGTGGCTGGGCCCATCCGACCTATCGTGAGGTGCCCTACTGTTAGGTACCACACAAAAGTTCGTGCTGGTAGAGGCTTCAGTCTAGAAGAGCTTAAA CTGGCTGGCATTAACAAAAAGTTTGCCCGGACTATTGGAATCTCTGTGGATCCCAGACGACGCAACAAGTCTACAGAGTCCCTGCAAGCCAACGTGCAGAGACTGAAGGAGTACCGCTCCAAGCTTATCCTCTTCCCACGGAAGCCTTCTGCACCTAAGAAAGGAGACAGTTCT GCTGAGGAACTCAAGATGGCGACTCAGCTGTCTGGACCAGTTATGCCGATCAGGAAT GTTTTCAAAAGGGAGAAGGCCCGCGTTATCTCAGAAGAAGAGAAGAACTTCAAGGCCTTTGCCAGCCTGCGTATGGCCCGGGCAAATGCCCGACTCTTTGGAATTCGTGCTAAACGCGCCAaagaagctgcagagcaggatgTGGAGAAGAAGAAATGA